The following proteins are encoded in a genomic region of Spirochaetota bacterium:
- a CDS encoding VOC family protein: MIVIESIDHIGISVSNLEKSIEFYKELFDFEVIEKISSSKQAYIKVGEIVIGLFEVDGYKNQKNTKNHVSFYVDEQDFEDAFEEIKDMEIPIVFGPENIRNGKSLVFLDPDENQIEICYPRMQP; the protein is encoded by the coding sequence ATGATAGTAATTGAGAGCATTGACCATATAGGGATAAGCGTCTCGAACCTTGAAAAATCGATCGAGTTCTATAAAGAGCTGTTCGATTTCGAGGTGATCGAGAAAATCAGCAGTTCAAAGCAGGCCTATATCAAGGTCGGCGAGATCGTAATAGGCCTGTTCGAGGTTGACGGTTACAAGAATCAGAAAAACACCAAGAATCATGTCAGCTTTTATGTCGACGAACAGGATTTCGAGGACGCCTTCGAAGAAATAAAGGACATGGAGATACCCATTGTTTTCGGCCCCGAAAACATTCGCAACGGGAAATCCCTGGTGTTTCTGGACCCCGACGAAAACCAGATCGAAATATGCTATCCGCGCATGCAGCCGTAG